From Lycium ferocissimum isolate CSIRO_LF1 chromosome 12, AGI_CSIRO_Lferr_CH_V1, whole genome shotgun sequence, one genomic window encodes:
- the LOC132039211 gene encoding uncharacterized protein LOC132039211 produces MSPRLIDKFYRVMIRSVLLCVARSWPVENVHIQKMNIAEMRLLRWMWWRDMIRDTNWGEANESGAGGGRDEGKRANGSGVNGGADAPIRRCDRLDVSERLKRYGGLKKSGGR; encoded by the coding sequence ATGTCGCCAAGGCTTATAGATAAGTTCTACAGAGTGATGATTAGATCAGTTTTGTTATGTGTGGCACGGAGTTGGCCAGTCGAGAACGTCCACATTCAAAAGATGAACATTGCGGAGATGAGATTGCTTAGATGGATGTGGTGGAGAGATATGATTAGGGACACGAATTGGGGGGAAGCGAATGAAAGTGGCGCCGGCGGTGGACGAGATGAGGGAAAAAGAGCGAATGGTTCGGGCGTGAACGGGGGTGCGGATGCGCCAATAAGGAGGTGTGATAGGTTGGATGTAAGCGAGAGGTTAAAGAGGTACGGTGGGTTGAAGAAGAGCGGAGGAAGGTGA
- the LOC132039212 gene encoding tetraspanin-8-like: MVRCSNNLVGILNIVTLLLSIPIIGGGIWLSRQANTECERFLEKPVIALGVFILLVSLAGIIGSCCRVTWLLWVYLLVMFLLILLLFCFTIFAFVVTNKGAGEKIGGKGYKEYRFGDYSNWLQKRVDKNWNRIHSCLQDSKICTSLIQESNTKADDFFKEHLSALQSGCCKPSNDCNFHDCLRAI, translated from the exons atggtgCGTTGTAGCAACAATTTAGTTGGGATTCTAAATATAGTAACTTTACTCTTATCAATTCCAATTATAGGTGGTGGTATATGGTTATCAAGACAAGCAAATACAGAATGTGAAAGGTTTCTTGAAAAACCAGTAATAGCATTAGGTGTTTTTATATTACTAGTTTCATTAGCTGGTATAATTGGTTCTTGTTGTAGAGTAACATGGTTACTTTGGGTTTACTTACTTGTTatgtttttattaattttgttgCTCTTTTGCTTTACTATATTTGCATTTGTGGTTACTAATAAAGGTGCTGGTGAGAAAATTGGTGGTAAAGGGTATAAAGAGTATAGATTTGGAGATTATAGTAATTGGTTACAAAAAAGAGTTGATAAGAATTGGAATAGGATACATAGTTGTTTGCAGGATAGTAAGATTTGTACAAGTTTGATTCAAGAGAGTAATACTAAAGCTGATGATTTCTTCAAGGAACATCTCTCTGCTCTTCAG TCTGGTTGCTGCAAGCCATCAAATGACTGTAACTTCCA TGATTGCTTGCGTGCCATTTGA